In Dermacentor silvarum isolate Dsil-2018 chromosome 2, BIME_Dsil_1.4, whole genome shotgun sequence, the following proteins share a genomic window:
- the LOC119442033 gene encoding nucleolar protein 58 produces the protein MLVLFESPAGYAIFKVLDEKKLQKTDNLFQDFETPDKASRVVKLKHFEKFGDMTEALAAATAAVEGKMSKSLKKALKKVIAKEAHESLAVADAKLGNVIKEKFDISCVANSSIQELMRCIRSQMDSLITGLPKKEMTAMALGLAHSLSRYKLKFSPDKVDTMIIQAVSLLDDLDKELNNYIMRCKEWYGWHFPELSKVVTDNLLYVRTVQTIGLRTNAIETDLSEILPEDQEAKVKELAEMSMGTEVSDEDIRNILHLCREIMEMSSYRAQLFEYLKNRMIAVAPNLTILVGELVGARLISHAGSLLNLAKHPASTVQILGAEKALFRALKTKHDTPKYGLIYHAQLVGQSTQKLKGKVSRMLAAKAALATRVDALGDDGTGTELGVEHRAKLETRMRILEEGGGNRRISGTARGKARQDRYEHKSVVRQYEPAADSTLPTTSIAGAKRKFKQEEGEEDNEAADDVTEPKPKKKKTKAAEEVTAVTEAESESVTPKKKKKKPKKEVEEESETPVQVKSEPVTPKKKKKKHQPSAGDDE, from the coding sequence ATGTTAGTCCTCTTCGAGTCACCGGCGGGATACGCCATTTTCAAGGTTCTAGATGAAAAGAAGCTTCAAAAGACCGACAATTTGTTCCAAGACTTCGAGACGCCGGACAAGGCATCGCGTGTGGTGAAGCTGAAGCACTTCGAGAAGTTTGGAGACATGACCGAGGCCTTGGCGGCTGCAACGGCAGCTGTCGAAGGTAAGATGAGCAAAAGCCTGAAGAAAGCGTTGAAGAAGGTTATAGCCAAGGAAGCGCACGAGAGTCTTGCCGTCGCGGACGCTAAGCTTGGAAACGTCATCAAGGAGAAGTTCGATATCAGCTGTGTCGCCAACAGCTCTATCCAAGAGCTGATGCGTTGCATTCGGTCCCAAATGGACAGCTTGATCACGGGACTCCCCAAGAAGGAGATGACCGCTATGGCATTAGGTTTGGCCCATAGTTTGTCCCGGTATAAGCTCAAGTTCAGCCCCGACAAGGTCGATACTATGATCATCCAAGCGGTATCTCTCCTTGACGACCTGGACAAGGAGCTCAACAATTACATCATGCGTTGCAAAGAGTGGTACGGTTGGCACTTTCCGGAGCTCTCGAAAGTGGTCACGGACAACCTGCTGTACGTGCGTACCGTTCAGACGATCGGCTTGCGCACCAACGCCATCGAGACGGACCTGTCCGAGATACTGCCCGAAGACCAGGAGGCGAAAGTGAAAGAGCTCGCCGAAATGTCCATGGGCACGGAGGTATCCGACGAAGACATCCGCAACATACTGCACCTGTGCCGCGAGATCATGGAGATGAGCAGCTACCGCGCCCAGCTGTTCGAGTACCTCAAGAACCGCATGATCGCCGTGGCGCCCAACTTGACCATCCTAGTGGGAGAACTGGTCGGAGCGCGACTCATTTCGCACGCTGGCTCGCTGCTGAACTTGGCCAAGCACCCGGCCTCCACCGTGCAAATACTGGGCGCCGAAAAGGCGCTCTTCCGGGCTCTCAAGACCAAGCACGACACGCCCAAGTACGGTCTCATCTACCACGCGCAGTTGGTAGGCCAGAGCACACAGAAGCTGAAAGGCAAGGTGTCGCGTATGCTGGCCGCCAAGGCAGCTCTGGCGACCAGAGTCGACGCGCTGGGAGACGACGGAACGGGTACCGAGCTTGGAGTTGAACACAGGGCGAAGCTGGAGACGCGCATGCGAATCCTCGAAGAAGGCGGTGGCAACCGAAGAATCAGCGGCACGGCTCGGGGCAAGGCCAGGCAAGACAGGTACGAACACAAGAGTGTCGTGCGTCAATACGAGCCGGCCGCTGACTCGACACTGCCCACGACATCGATTGCCGGCGCGAAGAGAAAGTTTAAgcaggaagaaggggaggaagaTAACGAGGCGGCCGATGATGTCACCGAGCCCAAACCCAAGAAGAAAAAGACCAAGGCAGCAGAGGAGGTGACAGCTGTAACCGAGGCCGAAAGCGAGTCTGTCACccccaagaagaagaagaagaagccgaagaAGGAAGTTGAAGAGGAGTCCGAGACTCCTGTGCAAGTCAAGAGTGAGCCGGTTACcccaaaaaagaagaagaaaaagcaccaGCCTTCTGCAGGTGATGACGAATAA